One genomic region from uncultured Subdoligranulum sp. encodes:
- a CDS encoding HAD family hydrolase: MSIKMICSDLDGTLLPYGRKTLLPEVFPLIGKLADRGILFCPASGRQYTSEKMLFAPVADRCAFLCENGAVLYKDDQCIGKTPMPRAMAEEIARDMWERSDGQGEVMLSGQNCAYLMERGLGMLDRIRFIGNRYEIIRDPADVPEDIVKVSVYLHEGVEKYADRFVPRWKEANCAVAGPYWIDTTLANKGTGVRQLCEVLGVDPSEVLAFGDNYNDTAMLDLVGMPYIMDSAAEPLRQRYARHTPQPEDVMAVLAEGGSL; this comes from the coding sequence ATGTCCATCAAAATGATTTGCAGCGACCTGGACGGCACACTGCTGCCCTACGGCCGCAAAACGCTGCTGCCGGAGGTCTTTCCGCTGATCGGGAAGCTGGCTGACCGGGGCATCCTGTTCTGCCCGGCGTCCGGCCGGCAGTATACCAGCGAGAAGATGCTGTTTGCCCCGGTGGCGGACCGCTGTGCTTTCCTGTGCGAGAACGGGGCGGTGCTCTACAAGGACGACCAGTGCATCGGCAAGACGCCCATGCCCCGGGCCATGGCCGAGGAGATCGCCCGGGATATGTGGGAGCGCAGCGACGGCCAGGGCGAGGTGATGCTCTCGGGGCAGAACTGCGCCTACCTGATGGAGCGCGGCCTGGGCATGCTGGATCGCATCCGGTTCATCGGCAACCGGTACGAGATCATCCGGGATCCCGCCGACGTGCCGGAGGATATCGTCAAGGTTTCTGTCTACCTGCACGAGGGCGTGGAGAAGTACGCCGACCGCTTCGTGCCCCGCTGGAAGGAAGCCAACTGTGCCGTGGCGGGCCCCTACTGGATCGACACCACCCTGGCCAACAAGGGCACCGGCGTGCGGCAGCTCTGTGAGGTGCTGGGGGTGGATCCGTCGGAGGTGCTGGCCTTCGGAGACAACTACAACGACACCGCCATGCTGGACCTGGTGGGGATGCCCTACATCATGGACAGCGCCGCCGAACCGCTGCGGCAGCGGTATGCCCGGCACACGCCGCAGCCCGAGGATGTGATGGCAGTCCTGGCGGAGGGCGGCAGCCTGTAA
- a CDS encoding gamma carbonic anhydrase family protein: MAFHAIDGKAPVDGGAVFVADNATLAGDVRLEEGSSVWYGAVLRADTGRIVVGAGSNVQDNAVLHTGPGLDVVLGRGVSIGHAAVVHGCMIGDGCMIGMNATVLNGAVIGPGCLIAAGALIPERMQVPAGSLVMGVPGRVVRQVSPEQAAAIAANEEEYRQLGQRHAAAR; this comes from the coding sequence ATGGCATTTCATGCGATCGACGGCAAGGCCCCTGTGGACGGGGGCGCCGTCTTTGTGGCGGACAACGCCACGCTGGCCGGCGATGTGCGGCTGGAGGAAGGTTCCAGCGTCTGGTATGGCGCCGTGCTGCGGGCCGACACCGGCCGCATCGTGGTGGGCGCCGGCAGCAACGTGCAGGACAACGCCGTGCTGCACACCGGCCCCGGCCTGGATGTGGTGCTGGGACGGGGCGTCTCCATCGGTCACGCCGCGGTGGTCCACGGCTGCATGATCGGCGACGGCTGCATGATCGGCATGAACGCCACCGTGCTCAACGGCGCCGTCATCGGTCCGGGCTGCCTCATCGCCGCCGGGGCGCTCATTCCCGAGCGGATGCAGGTGCCCGCCGGCAGTCTGGTGATGGGGGTGCCGGGCCGGGTGGTCCGGCAAGTCAGCCCCGAACAGGCCGCCGCCATTGCCGCCAACGAGGAGGAATACCGGCAGCTGGGCCAACGCCACGCCGCCGCCCGATAA
- the tnpA gene encoding IS200/IS605 family transposase, producing MNDVNSLSHTSWNCKYHIVFAPKYRRKVFYGQKRREIGEILRTLCNWKKVKIVEAEVCPDHIHMLVEIPPKYSVSSFMGYLKGKSSLMLYEKFPELKFKYRNREFWCRGYYVDTAGKNDKKIAEYIRRQLEEDQAGEQLTMGNF from the coding sequence ATGAACGACGTAAACAGTTTATCGCATACAAGCTGGAATTGCAAATACCACATAGTCTTTGCGCCGAAATATCGGCGCAAAGTGTTCTACGGCCAGAAGCGCAGAGAAATCGGAGAGATTTTAAGAACACTGTGCAACTGGAAGAAGGTAAAAATCGTGGAAGCAGAAGTATGCCCGGACCATATCCACATGCTGGTCGAGATACCGCCGAAATATTCGGTTTCGAGCTTCATGGGGTATCTGAAGGGGAAAAGCAGCCTGATGCTGTACGAGAAATTCCCAGAACTGAAATTCAAGTATCGCAATAGGGAGTTCTGGTGCAGGGGATACTATGTGGATACAGCAGGAAAAAACGATAAAAAGATAGCAGAATACATCCGGCGCCAGTTAGAAGAAGACCAGGCAGGCGAACAGCTGACAATGGGAAACTTCTAA